Within Sorghum bicolor cultivar BTx623 chromosome 2, Sorghum_bicolor_NCBIv3, whole genome shotgun sequence, the genomic segment atgacgataactacgaagaatagaaggattaggtggtctcgttcctgcgctcaagtttggtttggagatgaaggctacgcccgctgatcaactacgccgactctgatgattgtcCGTGAAGGAGGAGTCTTCACCGCTCAcgcgctacatcgactctgatGAAGACCCGCATGTAtttccgctagaaaaacgatgtaataTGCTTCTTAACAAAGAGTTGTAAggtaaatgtgttgtaatcttgtttttctacgatgtatgactatgataacagctgatatatgataatatGATGACTTAATTTCTGAATTAttacattataattcgaatctgcGTTTGAGTGGAAATACGACGGAGTAGGCGCAAATGAAAAGGTCAGCACGCCAGCTACCCTGGCTAGTTGCCGATTCGCCGCGTTGAAACTTGAAACAACATCACGGTCAGTCCATCTGACCGGCGGCCGTCAGTGTGCACACTACTCGTATTTTTTATTGACTCGGACCAAGTATACTGGTATGGTCACAACTTTTATATAGTAGCGAAATCGCACAATAGTAGTCGACGACCGAAGGAAACTATGCTCTGACGTCTGAAGGTACCGTGCGTATACCTTTTCACAACGGCATTTCCCTGCTGCCTAACGCACACGTATCTGCCACCTACCGCGCCGTCGCATGGATCACATATATACACATGTGTGCTATATATACACGCCCAAATCCAAGCGGAAGTATCAAACCATCATCCATTCATCACAAGCTTAGTTTTCTACTCCGTAGTTTTCTAGCTAGCTCCAAGAAACTTGGCAATAGTCTCCTCCTCTGCTGCAGTATCTCCCCTGCCAGCAGACGACATGGCAACAAGCAGCAGGCTTGCGCTCATGGCCGTGATGGCAGCAGCCGTCCTACTGGGCATGGCGTCGGCGGCGACCTACAACGTCGGCGAGCCCAGCGGGTCTTGGGACCTGCGCACCAACTACGACACCTGGGTTTCCTCCAAGAGGTTCCACCCGGGTGACCAGATCGTGTTCAAGTACTCGCCCCAAGCGCACGACGTGGTGGAGGTGAGCAAGGCAGACTACGACTCCTGCTCCAACGCGAGTCCCATCGCCACCCACAACTCCGGCAACGACGCCATCGCCCTCGCCTCCCCCGGCACCCGCTACTTCATCTGCGGCTTCTCTGGCCACTGCACCGGAGGCATGAAGATTCAGATCGACGTCGTGCCCAGCGCCAACTCCCTCACCCCCGCCGGCGCTCCCTCCGCTAACTCTCCCCCGGCCACGTCCACGCCCGATTCCGCTGCTACCAAGGCCACCGGTTTCGGCGTCCTCGCCGCCGTCATGATCGCCGCCGGCCTCATGGCTTACTAGATACTCTGTTGCTTGCTGCGTATATTTAGTTTTCATCATtggacattatatatatatatatatatatatatatatatatatattgtattcTTTTGAGTTCGCACGACATACATGTATGAGATAGTGTCAGCATACGTATATAAATACTACATTTGATTACTCATTACTGTGTCCTTCCGATTATGTTCTTCAGTGACTAGTAATTTGCGTGGCACgcatttatatttattttcctGAAAATATGGATGGGTGGTCAGTATTTATCGGTCTAAACTCGGGACATATATATAGCGAGGGACGGACGGCCTCCCTCTGCCATTCTTAGCTAGCTACTACAATTGCTCTGCATCGAACGTTCGTCCCTGCTTGCTACCACTCCCGCTGCTACATATATTGTTTCGACAGCGACGATCGCACCTCGCTGCCGATCAATCGATAACGAACAACGGATCGGAGGTGTTGATGATGGGACGACGGTGCATAACAGATCAGGTGCTGCTCgccgcggtggtggtggtggcggcggccagCGGCGGCCTGCTGGTGGCCGCGGTGAAGGACGACGACTTCTTCGTGGACGGCTCGGTGTACTGCGACACGTGCCGGGCGGGTTTCGAGACGAACGCGACGACGCCGATCGCGGGCGCCAAGGTGCGTCTGGAGTGCCGGCACTACATGAGCGCGAGCGGCGCGGTGGAGCGGTCGGCGGAGGGCGCCACGGACGCGGCGGGGCGGTACCGCATCGAGCTGGTGGACAACCGCGGCGCCGAGGAGGTGTGCTCGGTGGTGCTGCTCAGCAGCCCCGTGCCCGGGTGCGCCGAGAAGGAGGTGGGCCGCGACCGCGCGCAGGTGGAGCTGGTCACGGACGCCGGCGCCGGGCTCGCCACCACCGTGCGCCGCGCCAACCCGCTGGGCTTCCTCAAGAGTCAGCCGCTCCCCAACTGCGGCGAGATACTCAAGAGCTACGGGCTTGGCTCCGGGCCTGGCTACTGACCTGACGGATGACTCCATCGGTGTTTATTAGTAGTTGCGATTAATCCATTCCTTCCTGCTTCTTCTTCAGCAATGCATTGCATGCAGCTCTTTCCATTTGATTTGCAtatgtttgtttttatttaatgaaCATTACGAGTAATCTCCATCAGCTAGCTAGCACGAGAAATTTAGCCATGTCTTGTTCCTGTCTGTGTGACCCCGATAGATCAGTAATGtaacataatatatatatatgtcatgtGACCCCGATATATACACAACAAGAATATCCCTATCCCTACTAATAAAGTACGACTATTACATACAAGTATGTCATGTGTATTGCTAGCAGCAAGATCGTGACTACAGTATATGTATAGTACCTATATAAAAGCTACGTATATAGCGCTAATAGCCCAAAAATGTATGCCCAATTCCGATCCTCTGTATCGCTTATCTGCTGCTGCTCCATGCCACAGAATCGACCTCATCCCTCGCAGATTTGTACAGCTCCAGCCTCTTCAAGCATTGCTGCCGGCGCTCCATCATCGCCGGGTCCTCATCCAGCATATGCCCAAACTCCCCACCCTGCTCCGATACGGCCGGATCCCATGCATCAAAGCAAGCAACGGCATCAATTACCGAGTGAATTTCAGTTACCAATTTAGACAGCACATGACAATTGCCTTGCCTACCTCTTTCTTCCCGATCTGCACGTAGAAATGGTTGAGCAGAGACCTCTTCGCCTCGCGAACTTGGCAGTGGACAGCTGCCTTGGGGATCTTCTGCAAGAGTTCGTCTCCAACCATCCGAATGTACTGGGACACGTTGGAGGCAATATTCCTGAAGTGCCCATCACCATAGCGGTCCGGCGTCGGCGACGGCTCCACTGGAGGTTTATTAGGTCCGACCTTACTACTAGGATCAGCAGGATCCTGAGGGAGCTTCCGGAAGAATTCCACCGTCACGTATGCAGCCTCCATGTCCACTAGACGAAGTGCTGTGCTGCGCCCATCCTCCCGGAATCGTTCCAGGGCTTCATTCGCGGCGGTCGCAATCGCAGCTTGAAGAGTTGGGAATCTTCTCAGTTGCTGAAATCCACAAAACATGCATACCATGTCAATCACATCTTTTTATTCCTAGAACTAGATGTTTGTCGTATAATGCTTAGCTGACAAAGCACCGAGAGTAGTGGAAAAAGGAAGCCACCTCTGTCTCCCCAATGGATTTCCTGACCAAGTCTTTTAGAACAACGTGGACCTGCAACATAATAGATTTGTCAGACAACTTTGACACTGTCTTACCGATAATTGGAAGCTTAGATCATTAGATGTTTTACAAAACATGGAATGCCGGCATTTGGACCATGTCAATGCAGAATACTACTGTAATAGAGAAGCAAaataatatatatgcatatgctgCATCACTAATTGAAGGCCACAAGTCAGCGTATATCATCATCAGTTGATCATTTAGTGGAACAATAACACAACAAATAGCACGACAAGCCATGGAGAATAGTCAGTTTACCGCATCAACCGTGGCTTCAGCTGGTCCTCTGAAATAGGTAATGCCTTTTTCAATAAGCCGACGGTATCCTTGTTCGGGAGCGATAAGATGGGGCTGATAGCCATCTGCTTCTGAAACCACCTTCTTCACGTTTTGCACAGACAGATAGCGGTCAAAGGGAAGCTTCTTAAAAGCAGCAGGAAGCTTATGATCAAACACGCCATATATTCTATCTCCACCTGACCTCCTGAGTTAGGCAACCAAGAGTTCATGAAACAGAATAAACCTATAAGAACACAATGGATGCATACGATTCCTCAAGACATTGCAATATGAATTGTTAGCAAAAACTTCATACAgagaacaaatgctacatatcacATGATCTTAGCAATGCTTATAAGGAAACTGCATGTTTGAGAACTTATTTTTCAAAAATGTTGACCATAGAAGATAAGTGAGAAGAATCGTGAAGCACCACAAGAAGAAAAAAGCACAGATAAATGGAGTCATAAAACTTGGTCCAAGAGCTGAACATGCAAATGAAATAATGAGTAATATTAGATGGTTTATCATGTGCTCCTTGACATTTCAAAATGAATAAAAGGCTTTGTTAAGTATCCTCCAAGCTATGCACTAAGAGAAACAAACACAAGATGCTAAAGAAGGATGATGCCAACCCTCCATCAAGATGTTCCTTGAAAACACGGTCAAAAGCACGGCAGAGGTCCAATATGGTGTACAGTTGAGCCTGGGATATTTATGGAAAGAGTTATCGCAAAATTGATAAGAGAAAATACACTCGTGATTATTTtgattgtctaaatatgatataACTGACTAACCCCTGGATCAGAAGCCACACCTCTCCCAATGATGTCCAGCTCTGATTCAAGTTCATCTATAGTTTTGTTGATTGTCGCTGTGATACTAGGAATGCGTGCTTTGATAACAGATTCAAGATGCTGAAATGTTGTCATAAGATTACTGAATATGCTGTTTTGTTCGGATATAAGTCCAAGAAATGAGCTTTAAAGTTACCTGAGAAAGAAGCTTAGCAAGATACTCGGAACCCATCCGACTTGCTAAATGAGCATAGTCAGGACTGGTTTCAAAATATTCCCTTTCTTTTTCCCTCGCTGAAAGCATGCCAACCTTCCTATTAATATCTGCTTGCGAGCGGTTGACGATTCCAACCCAAGGATTCTGCAGCCGATAGGCTCTTCCCTCAAGAACCTAAGAGGGGGGGTTAAGAACATTCAAGGTAGATCGGTGATCAATCATTAACCTTACAGATGTCAGAAATCCACAATATAAACAAACAAGACAAATAAGCAATTTGATATTTTTTAGTAGGCGAAATTCAAGTTGGAGAAGACAGACAAGATCAATCTTACATCGAGAGCATTTGTTCCTTTATCCATTAGGTCCAGCTTTGTCAACACGCCAAACGTCCTTTCACCTTATCATGTAGAAATTTTTAAATATTAATTGTATGGAGAACATATGGAAGTACCTAGTATGTGCACTAAATTCTAGTACCTGTTGGATCAACTTCTTTTGAGAGCTTAATTGCATCAGAAGTTGCAATATCCTGATTTGCTGGAGATATAGCCAAAATAATACAGTTGGGCTGCAAAACATGTATAAAAAGCTTATTCTCACTTGAATAAATGGCCACTAAGGTGAAAAGTAAAAGAACACGCCCACACGTTTGTTTCAAAAGAACACCCCCACACAGCCAGGCATATTGTTATATCAGCAGGTGGTTGTCCAGGCATATGGAATCAGtggtagaaatagacaaagtcAACAAGAAATGTGTTCCATAATCAACAACTTTATCAATGGGATCCTTATCTGCCTTGCTACTTGTCACATTAAATTGAACAAACATAGATGCCTAAGTTTGATATGTATAAGATACATGATGCAAATAGTTACCAGGAAAAAAAAGACTACAGACTAATGGAACCATGCTGCAGGTAATACAAGAACAAAGGGCTCACTGTGAAGATATGATAATTAAAATAGAATAGTATTTCcctttctaaaaaaatagaatAGTATTAAGTTAATTTGTTACCTTATCAACATATGAGCGAACCATATTCTCTATATCTTGCACAATATTTTCAGACTGTCCCTCTGCGTATTACCAAATGAACCAAGTTGCCAGAGGTGAGGCTAACACTAATAGCAAATGAAAAAACTTATTTTCGTTTTTAATAAATAGAATAGAAGAACAGCATACCTACAGCAACTTTTGTCAACCCTGGAAGATCAATCAAGGTTAAGTTCACAACTGAAAAAAGACATTTCAAACTATTATAAGCCAAAATGCAACGGAAACAACAGTTGGAGTTGAAAGCTAATTAAAACAGAAATGCTGCAACAACAGTATGAATGAGTTGGATAAGCTAACAGGTTAGAAATCTGGACAGCGACAATGCTTTTGCATGAATGATATGTGGTTTGGAGCATCTTAATCTTTTTTCGAGAACATGCATCGGCATGTGTTTCATTAAGCACAAAAGGAGCATCTTAAtctagaaacaatgttatacaATCATTCAATTCTGGCTTGCAACATTGAAAACTATTTGCCATGTGACATATGGCATGATACACACTGCAGATTGAAGGAATTTGTCAAAAGTAAATAGATTTACCCTTGGGCGAGTAGATGCTGAGATGAATAGGGACAGGAGAtatttgcttagtttttccAGTCAGTCTATCCGTCTCATCAGCAATTTCTTGGCGAACAAGGGCTGCACCATAGTAAAGAGAAATTATTGTTTGTGTGCTCGTTAAATTTTGAGAATTCTACTTGTCATCACAAGGAACACATTATAAGCAATATACACCAGCCGAGGAATGCAGGGACCTGAAATTGACAAACTGGACCCTACACTATATGCATCTGGTTGCGATGTTTACCAAGTTTCAATGAATTAGAAATTGGGAAGGTCACAAGAGATGTTTGGTGTGATAATTTTGATCCATAGTTGACAGAggacacaaacaaacaaacaaacaaaattagGGTGAGGTTCGCACCAAAGTCTGAAAACCTTGTTTTTGGCTTATGTAAGAACTCTGCGTATTCCTGAGATCCATTGTCTGTCTGTTGCAGCTGTAGCACCAAAGGCCTTCGCGTGACGATTCCTGTATACATATTATTATTACAACTCAGAGAAAGTTCATTCCTCAAGAAATTAAGTGATGAACCATAACTTGTTGGGGGACTGAATGAAATTGAAAAGGGCAAAAAGCTGAACTGACCCGATCCACGGGGAAGAAAGTCGGTGCCAACAATGCTCTCAAGTACAGAGGATTTGCCCGAACTCTGTTTCACGGATTAAAAAAATATTGCTGGTAGATCAGTAAACCGGACCGTGCAGAATTATTAGCTATAACAAGCATGCTGTCCTCAAAACAAGACAACAAGTGATCAATACTATATATAAATTCCCTCGGttctaaaataaaaataatttttagaaGCACCCAAAGTCAAATTATCTTTaattttaattaaatttaaccaactttatagaaaagtgtAATAACATCTATGACACCAAATAAgtaaattatgaaaatatattgggTGACATATTAGTGATATAATTTGGTGACATAAATATTTCTGTTCTTTTCTATGAAATTTGGACAAACTTAACATTATTTGACTTGGCACAAAATCTAgagaaatattttttaataatttCGAAAAGAGGGAGCATCCGGATGGGAGTATGGACGACCGGAGAGAAATTGAGAAGAGCAGCACCTGGCCTCCAACGACGGCGATGGTTGGGAGAGACTCCCAGAGGGTGGGCAAGTCGCTTCCTCCTCCGTGGTCTccgagggcggtgcaggcgcgcTGGATGCGGTTCATCAACCCGATCAGGCCCTCCATGGACGCCataatcttcttcttgctttccCAAATTCACCTGTTTTCCAGTATGGGTGGGGTTGTTCCGTTGCGTTGCGTGGAgaagaggaggagaaggagCCAAGGACGACTGactggaagaagaagaaggttcGAAGAAACAGAGAGTCGGCTGGGAAGAAAGAAAACCCCCCTGCGAAGGAAGCtaaggacgacgacgacctccggTACTCACAAGACGACACGGCGGCGCTTTGAATTCTCAACGGGGCGAGGCAAGGCTGGGCCCAACTTTGTTCGTTCGGCCGGCCCAAGATGTTGACCCAGCCCAGGCTGGCCTATATGGCAGGAGAGGGGAATCTGATGACATTCCTTCGCCATggctaaaaaaaaaaaaacaaagaagtTAAGTGCGATtgtcttaaaaaaaaagaagttaaATGCCTCCGTTCTAACATTGactaaatatattttaaaaactattaatatttatagtacataattaatattatcgaaaaagatctttaaatctattttttaataaatttatttaaagaaataaatattatatgtattttttataaatcgagtcaaacttgtagCGTAGAAACCCAAAACGAAAGTTAACTTAGGACGAGGGGAGTATGTGTTAATTAACACAACACTAGCTCAACTACAACATCAATCCAACT encodes:
- the LOC8062583 gene encoding mavicyanin; protein product: MATSSRLALMAVMAAAVLLGMASAATYNVGEPSGSWDLRTNYDTWVSSKRFHPGDQIVFKYSPQAHDVVEVSKADYDSCSNASPIATHNSGNDAIALASPGTRYFICGFSGHCTGGMKIQIDVVPSANSLTPAGAPSANSPPATSTPDSAATKATGFGVLAAVMIAAGLMAY
- the LOC8062584 gene encoding pollen-specific protein C13; amino-acid sequence: MMGRRCITDQVLLAAVVVVAAASGGLLVAAVKDDDFFVDGSVYCDTCRAGFETNATTPIAGAKVRLECRHYMSASGAVERSAEGATDAAGRYRIELVDNRGAEEVCSVVLLSSPVPGCAEKEVGRDRAQVELVTDAGAGLATTVRRANPLGFLKSQPLPNCGEILKSYGLGSGPGY
- the LOC8062585 gene encoding dynamin-related protein 1C, which codes for MASMEGLIGLMNRIQRACTALGDHGGGSDLPTLWESLPTIAVVGGQSSGKSSVLESIVGTDFLPRGSGIVTRRPLVLQLQQTDNGSQEYAEFLHKPKTRFSDFALVRQEIADETDRLTGKTKQISPVPIHLSIYSPKVVNLTLIDLPGLTKVAVEGQSENIVQDIENMVRSYVDKPNCIILAISPANQDIATSDAIKLSKEVDPTGERTFGVLTKLDLMDKGTNALDVLEGRAYRLQNPWVGIVNRSQADINRKVGMLSAREKEREYFETSPDYAHLASRMGSEYLAKLLSQHLESVIKARIPSITATINKTIDELESELDIIGRGVASDPGAQLYTILDLCRAFDRVFKEHLDGGRSGGDRIYGVFDHKLPAAFKKLPFDRYLSVQNVKKVVSEADGYQPHLIAPEQGYRRLIEKGITYFRGPAEATVDAVHVVLKDLVRKSIGETEQLRRFPTLQAAIATAANEALERFREDGRSTALRLVDMEAAYVTVEFFRKLPQDPADPSSKVGPNKPPVEPSPTPDRYGDGHFRNIASNVSQYIRMVGDELLQKIPKAAVHCQVREAKRSLLNHFYVQIGKKEGGEFGHMLDEDPAMMERRQQCLKRLELYKSARDEVDSVAWSSSR